From Solea senegalensis isolate Sse05_10M linkage group LG19, IFAPA_SoseM_1, whole genome shotgun sequence, the proteins below share one genomic window:
- the LOC122785482 gene encoding tubulin beta-4B chain-like isoform X4: protein MREIVHLQAGQCGNQIGAKFWEVISDEHGIDPSGTYHGDNDLQLERINVYFNEAAGGKYVPRAVLFDLEPGTMDSVRSGPFGQIFRPDSFVFGQTGAGNNWARGHYTEGAELVDSVLDVVRKESENCDCLQGFQLTHSLGGGTGSGMGTLLISKIREEYPDRIMNTFSVVPSPKVSDTVVEPYNATLSVHQLVENTDETFCIDNEALYDICFRTLKLTTPCYSDLNHLVSSTMSGVTTCLRFPGQLNADLRKLAVNMVPFPRLHFFMPGFAPLTSRGSQQYRALTVPELTQQMFDAKNMMAACDPRHGRYLTVAAIFRGRLSMKEVDEQMLNVQNKNSSYFVEWIPNNVKTAVCDIPPRGLKMSATFIGNSTAIQELFRRISEQFTAMFRRKAFLHWYTGEGMDEMEFTEAESNMNDLISEYQQYQDATAEEEGEFDEEGEEDMD from the coding sequence ATGAGGGAAATCGTACACCTGCAGGCAGGCCAGTGTGGCAACCAAATTGGAGCCAAGTTCTGGGAGGTGATAAGTGACGAACATGGCATTGACCCCTCTGGGACGTACCATGGGGACAACGACCTGCAACTTGAGCGAATAAATGTGTACTTTAACGAGGCAGCAGGTGGGAAGTATGTTCCGCGTGCAGTGCTTTTTGACTTGGAGCCAGGGACGATGGACTCTGTGAGGTCTGGTCCATTTGGCCAGATCTTTAGACCAGACAGTTTCGTCTTTGGGCAGACTGGAGCAGGTAACAACTGGGCTAGAGGTCACTACACAGAGGGAGCTGAGCTAGTGGACTCTGTCTTGGATGTGGTGAGGAAGGAGTCAGAGAACTGCGACTGCCTCCAGGGCTTCCAGCTCACACACTCGCTGGGCGGAGGCACCGGCTCTGGCATGGGCACATTGCTCATCAGCAAAATCCGAGAGGAGTATCCAGATCGCATCATGAACACTTTCAGTGTGGTTCCTTCACCCAAGGTCTCAGACACAGTAGTGGAGCCTTACAATGCCACCCTGTCTGTCCACCAACTGGTCGAGAACACAGATGAGACCTTCTGCATTGATAATGAGGCCCTGTATGACATCTGCTTCCGCACACTCAAACTCACCACACCCTGCTACAGTGACCTCAATCATCTTGTCTCAAGCACCATGAGTGGTGTGACCACCTGTCTGCGCTTCCCTGGACAGCTCAATGCTGATCTGAGGAAACTGGCCGTTAACATGGTTCCCTTCCCCAGACTGCACTTCTTCATGCCAGGCTTTGCCCCCCTGACCAGTCGAGGCAGCCAGCAGTACAGAGCATTGACAGTGCCTGAACTCACTCAGCAGATGTTCGATGCCAAGAATATGATGGCTGCTTGTGACCCACGTCATGGGCGCTACCTCACAGTAGCAGCCATCTTCAGAGGCCGTCTTTCCATGAAGGAGGTGGACGAACAGATGTTGAACGTGCAGAACAAGAACAGCAGCTACTTTGTGGAGTGGATCCCCAACAACGTTAAGACGGCGGTCTGTGACATCCCTCCCCGTggcctcaaaatgtccgccaCCTTCATTGGCAACAGCACAGCCATTCAAGAACTGTTCAGACGCATCTCAGAGCAGTTCACCGCCATGTTCCGCCGCAAGGCCTTCCTCCACTGGTACACAGGCGAGGGTATGGATGAGATGGAGTTCACTGAGGCTGAGAGCAACATGAACGACCTGATTTCTGAGTACCAGCAGTACCAGGACGCCACCGCTGAGGAAGAGGGCGAGTTTGATGAGGAAGGGGAAGAGGATATGGATTAA
- the LOC122785480 gene encoding tubulin beta-4B chain-like isoform X3 — protein sequence MREIVHLQAGQCGNQIGAKFWEVISDEHGIDPSGTYHGDNDLQLERINVYFNEAAGGKYVPRAVLFDLEPGTMDSVRSGPFGQIFRPDSFVFGQTGAGNNWARGHYTEGAELVDSVLDVVRKESENCDCLQGFQLTHSLGGGTGSGMGTLLISKIREEYPDRIMNTFSVVPSPKVSDTVVEPYNATLSVHQLVENTDETFCIDNEALYDICFRTLKLTTPCYSDLNHLVSSTMSGVTTCLRFPGQLNADLRKLAVNMVPFPRLHFFMPGFAPLTSRGSQQYRALTVPELTQQMFDAKNMMAACDPRHGRYLTVAAIFRGRLSMKEVDEQMLNVQNKNSSYFVEWIPNNVKTAVCDIPPRGLKMSATFIGNSTAIQELFRRISEQFTAMFRRKAFLHWYTGEGMDEMEFTEAESNMNDLISEYQQYQDATAEEEGEFDEEGEEEMD from the coding sequence ATGAGGGAAATCGTACACCTGCAGGCAGGCCAGTGTGGCAACCAAATTGGAGCCAAGTTCTGGGAGGTGATAAGTGACGAACATGGCATTGACCCCTCTGGGACATACCACGGGGACAACGACCTGCAACTTGAGCGAATAAATGTGTACTTTAACGAGGCAGCAGGTGGGAAGTATGTTCCTCGTGCAGTGCTTTTTGACTTGGAGCCAGGGACGATGGACTCTGTGAGGTCTGGTCCATTTGGCCAGATCTTTAGACCAGACAGTTTCGTCTTTGGGCAGACTGGAGCAGGTAACAACTGGGCTAGAGGTCACTACACAGAGGGAGCTGAGCTGGTGGACTCTGTCTTGGATGTGGTGAGGAAGGAGTCAGAGAACTGCGACTGCCTCCAGGGCTTCCAGCTCACACACTCGCTGGGCGGAGGCACCGGCTCTGGCATGGGCACATTGCTCATCAGCAAAATCCGAGAGGAGTATCCAGATCGCATCATGAACACTTTCAGTGTGGTTCCTTCACCCAAGGTCTCAGACACAGTAGTGGAGCCTTACAATGCCACCCTGTCTGTCCACCAACTGGTCGAGAACACAGATGAGACCTTCTGCATTGATAATGAGGCCCTGTATGACATCTGCTTCCGCACACTCAAACTCACCACACCCTGCTACAGTGACCTCAATCATCTTGTCTCAAGCACCATGAGTGGTGTGACCACCTGTCTGCGCTTCCCTGGACAGCTCAATGCTGATCTGAGGAAACTGGCCGTTAACATGGTTCCCTTCCCCAGACTGCACTTCTTCATGCCAGGCTTTGCCCCCCTGACCAGTCGGGGCAGCCAGCAGTACAGAGCATTGACAGTGCCTGAACTCACTCAGCAGATGTTCGATGCCAAGAATATGATGGCTGCTTGTGACCCACGTCATGGGCGCTACCTCACAGTAGCAGCCATCTTCAGAGGCCGTCTTTCCATGAAGGAGGTGGACGAACAGATGTTGAACGTGCAGAACAAGAACAGCAGCTACTTTGTGGAGTGGATCCCCAACAACGTTAAGACGGCGGTCTGTGACATCCCTCCCCGTggcctcaaaatgtccgccaCCTTCATTGGCAACAGCACAGCCATTCAAGAACTGTTCAGACGCATCTCAGAGCAGTTCACCGCCATGTTCCGCCGCAAGGCCTTCCTCCACTGGTACACAGGCGAGGGTATGGATGAGATGGAGTTCACTGAGGCTGAGAGCAACATGAACGACCTGATTTCTGAGTACCAGCAGTACCAGGACGCCACTGCTGAGGAAGAGGGCGAGTTTGATGAGGAAGGTGAAGAAGAGATGGATTAA
- the LOC122785482 gene encoding tubulin beta chain-like isoform X1, whose protein sequence is MREIVHLQAGQCGNQIGAKFWEVISDEHGIDPSGTYHGDNDLQLERINVYFNEAADSFVFGQTGAGNNWARGHYTEGAELVDSVLDVVRKESENCDCLQGFQLTHSLGGGTGSGMGTLLISKIREEYPDRIMNTFSVVPSPKVSDTVVEPYNATLSVHQLVENTDETFCIDNEALYDICFRTLKLTTPCYSDLNHLVSSTMSGVTTCLRFPGQLNADLRKLAVNMVPFPRLHFFMPGFAPLTSRGSQQYRALTVPELTQQMFDAKNMMAACDPRHGRYLTVAAIFRGRLSMKEVDEQMLNVQNKNSSYFVEWIPNNVKTAVCDIPPRGLKMSATFIGNSTAIQELFRRISEQFTAMFRRKAFLHWYTGEGMDEMEFTEAESNMNDLISEYQQYQDATAEEEGEFDEEGEEDMD, encoded by the exons ATGAGGGAAATCGTACACCTGCAGGCAGGCCAGTGTGGCAACCAAATTGGAGCCAAGTTCTGGGAGGTGATAAGTGACGAACATGGCATTGACCCCTCTGGGACGTACCATGGGGACAACGACCTGCAACTTGAGCGAATAAATGTGTACTTTAACGAGGCAGCAG ACAGTTTCGTCTTTGGGCAGACTGGAGCAGGTAACAACTGGGCTAGAGGTCACTACACAGAGGGAGCTGAGCTAGTGGACTCTGTCTTGGATGTGGTGAGGAAGGAGTCAGAGAACTGCGACTGCCTCCAGGGCTTCCAGCTCACACACTCGCTGGGCGGAGGCACCGGCTCTGGCATGGGCACATTGCTCATCAGCAAAATCCGAGAGGAGTATCCAGATCGCATCATGAACACTTTCAGTGTGGTTCCTTCACCCAAGGTCTCAGACACAGTAGTGGAGCCTTACAATGCCACCCTGTCTGTCCACCAACTGGTCGAGAACACAGATGAGACCTTCTGCATTGATAATGAGGCCCTGTATGACATCTGCTTCCGCACACTCAAACTCACCACACCCTGCTACAGTGACCTCAATCATCTTGTCTCAAGCACCATGAGTGGTGTGACCACCTGTCTGCGCTTCCCTGGACAGCTCAATGCTGATCTGAGGAAACTGGCCGTTAACATGGTTCCCTTCCCCAGACTGCACTTCTTCATGCCAGGCTTTGCCCCCCTGACCAGTCGAGGCAGCCAGCAGTACAGAGCATTGACAGTGCCTGAACTCACTCAGCAGATGTTCGATGCCAAGAATATGATGGCTGCTTGTGACCCACGTCATGGGCGCTACCTCACAGTAGCAGCCATCTTCAGAGGCCGTCTTTCCATGAAGGAGGTGGACGAACAGATGTTGAACGTGCAGAACAAGAACAGCAGCTACTTTGTGGAGTGGATCCCCAACAACGTTAAGACGGCGGTCTGTGACATCCCTCCCCGTggcctcaaaatgtccgccaCCTTCATTGGCAACAGCACAGCCATTCAAGAACTGTTCAGACGCATCTCAGAGCAGTTCACCGCCATGTTCCGCCGCAAGGCCTTCCTCCACTGGTACACAGGCGAGGGTATGGATGAGATGGAGTTCACTGAGGCTGAGAGCAACATGAACGACCTGATTTCTGAGTACCAGCAGTACCAGGACGCCACCGCTGAGGAAGAGGGCGAGTTTGATGAGGAAGGGGAAGAGGATATGGATTAA
- the LOC122785482 gene encoding tubulin beta chain-like isoform X2 — protein MREIVHLQAGQCGKYVPRAVLFDLEPGTMDSVRSGPFGQIFRPDSFVFGQTGAGNNWARGHYTEGAELVDSVLDVVRKESENCDCLQGFQLTHSLGGGTGSGMGTLLISKIREEYPDRIMNTFSVVPSPKVSDTVVEPYNATLSVHQLVENTDETFCIDNEALYDICFRTLKLTTPCYSDLNHLVSSTMSGVTTCLRFPGQLNADLRKLAVNMVPFPRLHFFMPGFAPLTSRGSQQYRALTVPELTQQMFDAKNMMAACDPRHGRYLTVAAIFRGRLSMKEVDEQMLNVQNKNSSYFVEWIPNNVKTAVCDIPPRGLKMSATFIGNSTAIQELFRRISEQFTAMFRRKAFLHWYTGEGMDEMEFTEAESNMNDLISEYQQYQDATAEEEGEFDEEGEEDMD, from the exons ATGAGGGAAATCGTACACCTGCAGGCAGGCCAGT GTGGGAAGTATGTTCCGCGTGCAGTGCTTTTTGACTTGGAGCCAGGGACGATGGACTCTGTGAGGTCTGGTCCATTTGGCCAGATCTTTAGACCAGACAGTTTCGTCTTTGGGCAGACTGGAGCAGGTAACAACTGGGCTAGAGGTCACTACACAGAGGGAGCTGAGCTAGTGGACTCTGTCTTGGATGTGGTGAGGAAGGAGTCAGAGAACTGCGACTGCCTCCAGGGCTTCCAGCTCACACACTCGCTGGGCGGAGGCACCGGCTCTGGCATGGGCACATTGCTCATCAGCAAAATCCGAGAGGAGTATCCAGATCGCATCATGAACACTTTCAGTGTGGTTCCTTCACCCAAGGTCTCAGACACAGTAGTGGAGCCTTACAATGCCACCCTGTCTGTCCACCAACTGGTCGAGAACACAGATGAGACCTTCTGCATTGATAATGAGGCCCTGTATGACATCTGCTTCCGCACACTCAAACTCACCACACCCTGCTACAGTGACCTCAATCATCTTGTCTCAAGCACCATGAGTGGTGTGACCACCTGTCTGCGCTTCCCTGGACAGCTCAATGCTGATCTGAGGAAACTGGCCGTTAACATGGTTCCCTTCCCCAGACTGCACTTCTTCATGCCAGGCTTTGCCCCCCTGACCAGTCGAGGCAGCCAGCAGTACAGAGCATTGACAGTGCCTGAACTCACTCAGCAGATGTTCGATGCCAAGAATATGATGGCTGCTTGTGACCCACGTCATGGGCGCTACCTCACAGTAGCAGCCATCTTCAGAGGCCGTCTTTCCATGAAGGAGGTGGACGAACAGATGTTGAACGTGCAGAACAAGAACAGCAGCTACTTTGTGGAGTGGATCCCCAACAACGTTAAGACGGCGGTCTGTGACATCCCTCCCCGTggcctcaaaatgtccgccaCCTTCATTGGCAACAGCACAGCCATTCAAGAACTGTTCAGACGCATCTCAGAGCAGTTCACCGCCATGTTCCGCCGCAAGGCCTTCCTCCACTGGTACACAGGCGAGGGTATGGATGAGATGGAGTTCACTGAGGCTGAGAGCAACATGAACGACCTGATTTCTGAGTACCAGCAGTACCAGGACGCCACCGCTGAGGAAGAGGGCGAGTTTGATGAGGAAGGGGAAGAGGATATGGATTAA
- the LOC122785482 gene encoding tubulin beta chain-like isoform X3: MREIVHLQAGQCGNQIGAKFWEGFQLTHSLGGGTGSGMGTLLISKIREEYPDRIMNTFSVVPSPKVSDTVVEPYNATLSVHQLVENTDETFCIDNEALYDICFRTLKLTTPCYSDLNHLVSSTMSGVTTCLRFPGQLNADLRKLAVNMVPFPRLHFFMPGFAPLTSRGSQQYRALTVPELTQQMFDAKNMMAACDPRHGRYLTVAAIFRGRLSMKEVDEQMLNVQNKNSSYFVEWIPNNVKTAVCDIPPRGLKMSATFIGNSTAIQELFRRISEQFTAMFRRKAFLHWYTGEGMDEMEFTEAESNMNDLISEYQQYQDATAEEEGEFDEEGEEDMD, from the exons ATGAGGGAAATCGTACACCTGCAGGCAGGCCAGTGTGGCAACCAAATTGGAGCCAAGTTCTGGGAG GGCTTCCAGCTCACACACTCGCTGGGCGGAGGCACCGGCTCTGGCATGGGCACATTGCTCATCAGCAAAATCCGAGAGGAGTATCCAGATCGCATCATGAACACTTTCAGTGTGGTTCCTTCACCCAAGGTCTCAGACACAGTAGTGGAGCCTTACAATGCCACCCTGTCTGTCCACCAACTGGTCGAGAACACAGATGAGACCTTCTGCATTGATAATGAGGCCCTGTATGACATCTGCTTCCGCACACTCAAACTCACCACACCCTGCTACAGTGACCTCAATCATCTTGTCTCAAGCACCATGAGTGGTGTGACCACCTGTCTGCGCTTCCCTGGACAGCTCAATGCTGATCTGAGGAAACTGGCCGTTAACATGGTTCCCTTCCCCAGACTGCACTTCTTCATGCCAGGCTTTGCCCCCCTGACCAGTCGAGGCAGCCAGCAGTACAGAGCATTGACAGTGCCTGAACTCACTCAGCAGATGTTCGATGCCAAGAATATGATGGCTGCTTGTGACCCACGTCATGGGCGCTACCTCACAGTAGCAGCCATCTTCAGAGGCCGTCTTTCCATGAAGGAGGTGGACGAACAGATGTTGAACGTGCAGAACAAGAACAGCAGCTACTTTGTGGAGTGGATCCCCAACAACGTTAAGACGGCGGTCTGTGACATCCCTCCCCGTggcctcaaaatgtccgccaCCTTCATTGGCAACAGCACAGCCATTCAAGAACTGTTCAGACGCATCTCAGAGCAGTTCACCGCCATGTTCCGCCGCAAGGCCTTCCTCCACTGGTACACAGGCGAGGGTATGGATGAGATGGAGTTCACTGAGGCTGAGAGCAACATGAACGACCTGATTTCTGAGTACCAGCAGTACCAGGACGCCACCGCTGAGGAAGAGGGCGAGTTTGATGAGGAAGGGGAAGAGGATATGGATTAA
- the LOC122785480 gene encoding tubulin beta chain-like isoform X2, translating to MREIVHLQAGQCGKYVPRAVLFDLEPGTMDSVRSGPFGQIFRPDSFVFGQTGAGNNWARGHYTEGAELVDSVLDVVRKESENCDCLQGFQLTHSLGGGTGSGMGTLLISKIREEYPDRIMNTFSVVPSPKVSDTVVEPYNATLSVHQLVENTDETFCIDNEALYDICFRTLKLTTPCYSDLNHLVSSTMSGVTTCLRFPGQLNADLRKLAVNMVPFPRLHFFMPGFAPLTSRGSQQYRALTVPELTQQMFDAKNMMAACDPRHGRYLTVAAIFRGRLSMKEVDEQMLNVQNKNSSYFVEWIPNNVKTAVCDIPPRGLKMSATFIGNSTAIQELFRRISEQFTAMFRRKAFLHWYTGEGMDEMEFTEAESNMNDLISEYQQYQDATAEEEGEFDEEGEEEMD from the exons ATGAGGGAAATCGTACACCTGCAGGCAGGCCAGT GTGGGAAGTATGTTCCTCGTGCAGTGCTTTTTGACTTGGAGCCAGGGACGATGGACTCTGTGAGGTCTGGTCCATTTGGCCAGATCTTTAGACCAGACAGTTTCGTCTTTGGGCAGACTGGAGCAGGTAACAACTGGGCTAGAGGTCACTACACAGAGGGAGCTGAGCTGGTGGACTCTGTCTTGGATGTGGTGAGGAAGGAGTCAGAGAACTGCGACTGCCTCCAGGGCTTCCAGCTCACACACTCGCTGGGCGGAGGCACCGGCTCTGGCATGGGCACATTGCTCATCAGCAAAATCCGAGAGGAGTATCCAGATCGCATCATGAACACTTTCAGTGTGGTTCCTTCACCCAAGGTCTCAGACACAGTAGTGGAGCCTTACAATGCCACCCTGTCTGTCCACCAACTGGTCGAGAACACAGATGAGACCTTCTGCATTGATAATGAGGCCCTGTATGACATCTGCTTCCGCACACTCAAACTCACCACACCCTGCTACAGTGACCTCAATCATCTTGTCTCAAGCACCATGAGTGGTGTGACCACCTGTCTGCGCTTCCCTGGACAGCTCAATGCTGATCTGAGGAAACTGGCCGTTAACATGGTTCCCTTCCCCAGACTGCACTTCTTCATGCCAGGCTTTGCCCCCCTGACCAGTCGGGGCAGCCAGCAGTACAGAGCATTGACAGTGCCTGAACTCACTCAGCAGATGTTCGATGCCAAGAATATGATGGCTGCTTGTGACCCACGTCATGGGCGCTACCTCACAGTAGCAGCCATCTTCAGAGGCCGTCTTTCCATGAAGGAGGTGGACGAACAGATGTTGAACGTGCAGAACAAGAACAGCAGCTACTTTGTGGAGTGGATCCCCAACAACGTTAAGACGGCGGTCTGTGACATCCCTCCCCGTggcctcaaaatgtccgccaCCTTCATTGGCAACAGCACAGCCATTCAAGAACTGTTCAGACGCATCTCAGAGCAGTTCACCGCCATGTTCCGCCGCAAGGCCTTCCTCCACTGGTACACAGGCGAGGGTATGGATGAGATGGAGTTCACTGAGGCTGAGAGCAACATGAACGACCTGATTTCTGAGTACCAGCAGTACCAGGACGCCACTGCTGAGGAAGAGGGCGAGTTTGATGAGGAAGGTGAAGAAGAGATGGATTAA
- the LOC122785480 gene encoding tubulin beta chain-like isoform X1: MREIVHLQAGQCGNQIGAKFWEVISDEHGIDPSGTYHGDNDLQLERINVYFNEAADSFVFGQTGAGNNWARGHYTEGAELVDSVLDVVRKESENCDCLQGFQLTHSLGGGTGSGMGTLLISKIREEYPDRIMNTFSVVPSPKVSDTVVEPYNATLSVHQLVENTDETFCIDNEALYDICFRTLKLTTPCYSDLNHLVSSTMSGVTTCLRFPGQLNADLRKLAVNMVPFPRLHFFMPGFAPLTSRGSQQYRALTVPELTQQMFDAKNMMAACDPRHGRYLTVAAIFRGRLSMKEVDEQMLNVQNKNSSYFVEWIPNNVKTAVCDIPPRGLKMSATFIGNSTAIQELFRRISEQFTAMFRRKAFLHWYTGEGMDEMEFTEAESNMNDLISEYQQYQDATAEEEGEFDEEGEEEMD; this comes from the exons ATGAGGGAAATCGTACACCTGCAGGCAGGCCAGTGTGGCAACCAAATTGGAGCCAAGTTCTGGGAGGTGATAAGTGACGAACATGGCATTGACCCCTCTGGGACATACCACGGGGACAACGACCTGCAACTTGAGCGAATAAATGTGTACTTTAACGAGGCAGCAG ACAGTTTCGTCTTTGGGCAGACTGGAGCAGGTAACAACTGGGCTAGAGGTCACTACACAGAGGGAGCTGAGCTGGTGGACTCTGTCTTGGATGTGGTGAGGAAGGAGTCAGAGAACTGCGACTGCCTCCAGGGCTTCCAGCTCACACACTCGCTGGGCGGAGGCACCGGCTCTGGCATGGGCACATTGCTCATCAGCAAAATCCGAGAGGAGTATCCAGATCGCATCATGAACACTTTCAGTGTGGTTCCTTCACCCAAGGTCTCAGACACAGTAGTGGAGCCTTACAATGCCACCCTGTCTGTCCACCAACTGGTCGAGAACACAGATGAGACCTTCTGCATTGATAATGAGGCCCTGTATGACATCTGCTTCCGCACACTCAAACTCACCACACCCTGCTACAGTGACCTCAATCATCTTGTCTCAAGCACCATGAGTGGTGTGACCACCTGTCTGCGCTTCCCTGGACAGCTCAATGCTGATCTGAGGAAACTGGCCGTTAACATGGTTCCCTTCCCCAGACTGCACTTCTTCATGCCAGGCTTTGCCCCCCTGACCAGTCGGGGCAGCCAGCAGTACAGAGCATTGACAGTGCCTGAACTCACTCAGCAGATGTTCGATGCCAAGAATATGATGGCTGCTTGTGACCCACGTCATGGGCGCTACCTCACAGTAGCAGCCATCTTCAGAGGCCGTCTTTCCATGAAGGAGGTGGACGAACAGATGTTGAACGTGCAGAACAAGAACAGCAGCTACTTTGTGGAGTGGATCCCCAACAACGTTAAGACGGCGGTCTGTGACATCCCTCCCCGTggcctcaaaatgtccgccaCCTTCATTGGCAACAGCACAGCCATTCAAGAACTGTTCAGACGCATCTCAGAGCAGTTCACCGCCATGTTCCGCCGCAAGGCCTTCCTCCACTGGTACACAGGCGAGGGTATGGATGAGATGGAGTTCACTGAGGCTGAGAGCAACATGAACGACCTGATTTCTGAGTACCAGCAGTACCAGGACGCCACTGCTGAGGAAGAGGGCGAGTTTGATGAGGAAGGTGAAGAAGAGATGGATTAA